In Bythopirellula goksoeyrii, a single window of DNA contains:
- the dnaB gene encoding replicative DNA helicase, with protein sequence MATVERSPSAVVRNQSNSPLGRQMPQNLEAEKSVLGSILLLPAVFDEVALLLRPSDFYDDANRCLYEHLLQMHDSGQSIDPMLLVERLRSADQYESIGGAAYLAEIGQIVPTAAHAEYYARIVADKAVLRSLVHAGTDIVHDAFDPTLETRVALSRAEEKVFGILESRGSNDLSSINEVLHESLERIDARLDQQHAFGGLETGFDDYDQLTGGLQNSELIILAARPSMGKTALAMNITEHVAFQLRSPVLFVSLEMSALELGDRLLCSVAEVNGHRLRNGTITSEERRKLVRSASELSEAPLYIDDSPSRTMTEIAANARRLKRRENLSMIVIDYLQLIEPDNSRDPRQEQVAKIARRLKGLARELSVPVLCLAQLNRQVEASRDNKPQLSHLRESGAIEQDADLVMFIHREEYYQTNPEDRERVRGEADLLIRKQRNGPTGDIKLAWLHDFTRFRNFSQKAYEEFD encoded by the coding sequence GTGGCAACAGTTGAACGGAGTCCTTCTGCAGTCGTACGCAATCAGTCAAACTCTCCTTTAGGTCGGCAAATGCCGCAGAATCTCGAAGCCGAGAAATCGGTTTTGGGAAGTATCTTGCTGCTTCCGGCCGTGTTCGACGAAGTTGCCTTGCTCCTCAGGCCAAGCGACTTCTACGATGATGCCAACCGGTGTCTCTACGAGCACTTGCTGCAGATGCACGATTCCGGCCAGAGTATCGATCCGATGCTGCTGGTGGAGAGATTACGCTCTGCCGATCAGTATGAGTCGATTGGAGGGGCAGCCTATTTAGCAGAAATTGGGCAGATTGTCCCCACGGCTGCACACGCTGAGTACTATGCGAGGATCGTGGCTGACAAGGCAGTGTTGCGATCGCTGGTACATGCTGGGACGGATATCGTACACGATGCCTTCGATCCTACTCTAGAGACTCGTGTGGCGCTCAGCCGTGCTGAGGAAAAAGTCTTTGGCATACTCGAATCTCGTGGATCAAATGATCTGAGTAGCATCAATGAAGTATTGCACGAATCACTTGAGCGAATTGACGCGAGACTGGACCAGCAACATGCTTTTGGTGGCTTAGAAACCGGATTCGACGACTACGACCAACTCACCGGTGGACTACAGAACTCCGAGCTTATCATATTAGCCGCCCGACCTAGTATGGGAAAAACGGCTCTGGCGATGAACATCACCGAGCATGTTGCTTTCCAGCTTCGCTCACCGGTGCTCTTTGTGAGCCTGGAAATGTCCGCCCTGGAACTTGGTGATCGGCTGCTATGCTCGGTTGCTGAGGTGAACGGCCACCGCCTTCGCAACGGAACGATCACTTCCGAAGAACGCCGCAAGCTTGTTCGCAGTGCGAGCGAACTAAGCGAAGCACCTCTCTATATTGACGATTCTCCTAGCCGAACCATGACAGAAATAGCTGCGAATGCCCGACGTTTGAAAAGGCGCGAGAATCTCTCAATGATTGTGATCGACTACCTGCAGTTGATCGAACCTGATAATTCTCGCGACCCTCGTCAGGAACAGGTAGCAAAGATAGCACGACGCCTCAAGGGATTGGCCCGTGAATTGAGCGTACCCGTGCTTTGCCTAGCGCAACTTAATCGACAAGTAGAAGCTTCTCGCGATAACAAGCCACAGCTAAGCCACTTACGCGAGTCAGGTGCTATCGAGCAGGATGCTGACCTCGTCATGTTCATTCATCGTGAGGAGTATTATCAAACCAATCCTGAGGATCGTGAGCGGGTTCGTGGCGAAGCGGACCTCCTGATTCGCAAGCAGCGAAACGGCCCTACGGGAGACATTAAGCTTGCCTGGCTTCACGATTTTACCCGTTTTCGCAACTTCTCCCAGAAAGCTTACGAAGAATTCGACTGA
- the fliM gene encoding flagellar motor switch protein FliM — MAGDVLSQAEVENLLTSLESEPDLQDPQAGGSMASRPREKVTVYDFKRPERVGKEQMRALQTMHEGFGRNFGAALSAMLRNIVEVKLTSVDQLTYSEFVFSLENPTCFNIINAPPLEGQLILDLNPSILFPIIDRLLGGNTMSTAPVRRPLTEIELRLVSRITGLFLREMQQTWENVLKFDLEVDRVESNPQLVQIIPANEVVVLISFELTVGETRGMINLCIPYNSIERVSHKLSSNNWVSYRKKPPTAESIQMLSDRLSDAAVEVVVNLAETNISTADLINLKVGDVIATEQDVSKPLVVSVEGKSKFHAKPGQYKGRKAIEITDLHEEHHLHFAPHEALSTAKSQAESA; from the coding sequence ATGGCAGGCGATGTACTGAGCCAGGCAGAAGTGGAGAACTTGCTCACTTCTCTGGAGAGCGAACCGGATCTCCAAGACCCGCAGGCTGGCGGTTCGATGGCTTCTCGGCCTCGTGAGAAGGTCACTGTCTACGACTTCAAGCGGCCCGAGCGAGTCGGCAAGGAGCAAATGCGCGCCTTGCAGACAATGCACGAAGGCTTCGGCAGGAACTTCGGTGCCGCTCTTTCGGCAATGCTGCGCAATATCGTTGAAGTTAAACTGACAAGTGTCGATCAGTTGACCTACAGCGAGTTCGTTTTTAGTCTAGAAAACCCAACTTGCTTCAACATCATCAATGCCCCTCCACTGGAAGGGCAATTGATTCTCGACTTGAATCCCTCGATTTTGTTTCCGATTATCGATCGACTGCTGGGTGGGAATACGATGTCGACCGCACCAGTGCGGCGGCCTTTGACAGAAATCGAATTAAGGCTCGTTTCACGCATCACGGGTCTTTTCTTGCGTGAGATGCAGCAGACTTGGGAGAATGTCCTTAAGTTTGATCTTGAGGTCGACCGTGTGGAAAGTAACCCTCAGTTGGTTCAGATCATTCCCGCCAATGAAGTCGTCGTGCTGATCAGCTTTGAGTTAACGGTTGGTGAAACTCGGGGAATGATCAATCTTTGCATTCCCTATAACTCAATTGAACGTGTGAGCCACAAACTTTCGTCGAACAATTGGGTCAGCTATCGCAAGAAACCACCGACGGCGGAATCAATTCAGATGCTCAGCGACCGATTGTCAGATGCTGCTGTCGAAGTGGTTGTCAACTTGGCTGAGACGAACATCTCCACTGCCGATCTGATCAACCTCAAGGTTGGGGATGTTATTGCTACCGAGCAGGACGTTTCCAAACCGTTGGTCGTTTCAGTCGAGGGAAAGTCGAAGTTTCATGCTAAACCCGGCCAATATAAGGGTCGCAAGGCAATCGAAATTACCGACCTGCATGAGGAACACCACCTGCATTTTGCACCGCACGAAGCCCTGTCCACAGCGAAATCACAGGCAGAAAGTGCTTGA
- the folP gene encoding dihydropteroate synthase, producing MLSLIMSRPDQRLSDIYPCRTERWVLRRRTLSFRQRPLLMGIVNVTPDSFSDGGEFLAHEKAIEHGLQLVSDGADILDIGGESTRPYSEAVDEQEELRRVLPVIERLATAVDVPISIDTSKSSVASAALAAGAEIINDVTGLEGDPRMLLLAAEANAGVCAMHMQGTPQTMQDDPQYGDVVSEIHDYLAMRRDALTACGIALERVCLDPGIGFGKSHQHNLTLMANCWRFHDLGCPILVGHSRKGFLAKVLGDKSLDRTAATVGASLALARQGVQVLRVHDVRPVREALLAFEATGGIDGSWLQLT from the coding sequence ATGCTTTCTCTTATCATGAGCCGTCCCGACCAACGACTTTCTGACATCTACCCTTGCCGTACCGAGCGATGGGTGCTGCGCAGGCGAACCTTGTCATTCCGGCAGCGCCCCCTTTTGATGGGAATTGTGAATGTGACGCCTGATAGCTTTTCTGACGGTGGGGAGTTTCTTGCCCACGAGAAGGCCATCGAACATGGCTTGCAACTCGTGTCAGACGGCGCTGACATTTTAGACATTGGTGGCGAGAGTACGCGGCCTTACTCGGAAGCTGTCGATGAGCAGGAAGAACTTCGACGCGTATTGCCCGTCATCGAAAGGTTGGCCACAGCTGTCGATGTACCGATTTCGATTGACACGAGCAAATCTTCCGTGGCAAGCGCTGCCCTGGCGGCCGGCGCGGAGATCATCAACGATGTGACCGGGCTCGAAGGTGATCCGCGCATGTTACTTCTCGCTGCGGAAGCAAACGCTGGGGTGTGTGCCATGCATATGCAGGGGACACCGCAGACTATGCAGGATGATCCGCAGTATGGTGATGTCGTCTCAGAGATTCACGATTACCTGGCGATGCGGCGTGATGCTTTGACCGCGTGTGGAATTGCTCTAGAACGTGTCTGCCTGGATCCAGGAATCGGTTTCGGAAAATCGCATCAACATAACTTGACTCTGATGGCCAACTGCTGGCGATTCCATGACCTTGGCTGTCCGATCTTGGTGGGGCATTCTCGCAAGGGATTTCTAGCCAAGGTGTTGGGGGACAAATCTCTGGATCGCACGGCGGCTACCGTCGGTGCTTCCTTGGCCCTGGCCCGGCAGGGAGTCCAAGTGCTGCGAGTACATGACGTGCGGCCTGTCCGCGAGGCATTGCTAGCATTCGAGGCGACGGGGGGCATCGACGGCTCGTGGCTCCAGCTAACGTGA
- the rplI gene encoding 50S ribosomal protein L9, producing MKTQLKKIKRRAHASRRLPKGDHGGIELLLIHSVEDLGHQGDVVEVRPGFAYNYLIPQGMATLATDHHKRMVEKHRVKLQALEKVHQSNLRKKAAEISKQSITIEANATEDGHLYGSVGAADIAAALKKVDIQLKIDQIRMEGVLKELGLYTVKFRLSNEVEGELKVWVVPTVGADDQ from the coding sequence ATGAAAACTCAGCTCAAAAAAATCAAAAGACGCGCCCACGCCAGTCGCCGACTCCCCAAGGGAGATCACGGTGGAATTGAATTGTTGCTGATCCACAGCGTGGAGGACCTCGGGCATCAAGGTGATGTCGTCGAAGTACGCCCTGGTTTTGCATACAACTACTTGATTCCTCAAGGAATGGCCACGCTTGCCACCGACCACCACAAACGAATGGTCGAAAAACATCGCGTCAAGCTGCAAGCCCTGGAGAAAGTTCATCAATCAAATCTCCGCAAGAAGGCTGCCGAGATCTCTAAACAGAGCATCACGATCGAAGCCAATGCCACCGAGGACGGCCACTTGTATGGCAGTGTGGGTGCTGCCGATATCGCCGCGGCCCTCAAAAAGGTGGATATTCAACTCAAAATTGATCAGATTCGCATGGAAGGGGTACTCAAGGAATTGGGGCTTTACACGGTCAAGTTCCGCCTCTCCAATGAAGTGGAGGGTGAGTTGAAGGTTTGGGTCGTCCCCACCGTTGGTGCCGACGACCAATAG
- a CDS encoding POTRA domain-containing protein, producing MQYLRKPRQFAKCFLLFAISFWWASNGALTQEMNPSATAVAVNPAEQVKEIRVVGNTTITSEQVASHLTTRVGRPFDRSVVQRDVRRLANLGWFIDVKPLYETTPQGRIVIFQVVERPTIRYITYLGNEEVPDKKLAKETGLQSGGAIDPYAVEEARRKLEEYYQGRGFNNAQVTILEGTKPTDKGISFLINEGTTKKVWNVEFVGNEFVSSGRLKSIVKTKPPTLMVLKGYVNREQIDSDVDLLTSYYRSFGFFQAKISRKVDYYESKKWAQVTFVISEGPRYQVRSVKFLGNTKFEPVALSEAAKLQGGEPFEQAKMGTDAQWIKELYGSHGYVFADVRPEPVFLEEPGEVDLLYHIEEGEQFHVGRIIVNIEGDNPHTRIQTAMNRMSVRPGDVVDIREINASERRLVASGLFHSDPATGVRPKITYRISEETGMGLAESYPGDGPSARVSSNSRGAGLRGQSPDMLGPGVLPPPSSQIRMLPSASSADSKPLDIHVECHDWEHYQLWLEAEGLVPSHTDDGDRENNANDQPIIRGQSPESSSSQSAWWVRPTIAQQTAVQAGNPYQSVRGQSPTNQPQSAYATLPNSANSPYGGQIPGATGPASKTSPNSGNVYPAQYSEAIAPPSQSAGVIPGFQGNPVPGYQVFPNGDLGFPGQPYPAPKTVDVIFNGMETQTGRLQVGAGINSNAGIVGNIVIDERNFDWKRLPRSWEDFRNGTAFRGAGQRFRIDASPGSSVNRYLMSFQEPYLFDSPISLGLSGSYFDRRYDDWDEGRLGGRISLGYQWLERDLSTLVTYRGENVNISNIATAPGAFPDLDEVVGNNNLQGFKLGVINDTRDSSFLPTQGHYLELGAEQVLGSFVYPRIEADFRTYWLMRERPDHSGRHVVSYSTAVGWMGEDAPIYDRFYAGGYATLRGYRFRGASPVTNVGGDNIESGGDFQWLNSLQYLFPITADDMLHGVVFCDFGTVEQDVSLDNFRVAPGLGLRVTVPAMGPAPIALDFAFPVSSAPFDREQVFSFSLGFGR from the coding sequence ATGCAATACCTTCGAAAACCAAGGCAATTTGCGAAGTGTTTCTTGCTATTCGCAATCAGTTTTTGGTGGGCGAGCAATGGTGCTTTGACCCAAGAAATGAATCCCTCCGCTACGGCAGTTGCAGTAAATCCTGCTGAACAGGTCAAAGAAATCCGCGTCGTAGGCAATACAACAATCACTTCGGAGCAGGTAGCCAGCCACCTCACCACACGTGTTGGCAGGCCGTTTGACCGGTCTGTAGTGCAACGCGACGTCCGCCGACTAGCGAATCTCGGTTGGTTCATCGATGTCAAGCCACTCTACGAAACGACGCCTCAAGGCCGCATCGTGATTTTCCAAGTCGTTGAGCGACCCACAATTCGGTACATCACCTATCTTGGTAATGAAGAAGTTCCCGATAAGAAGCTCGCCAAGGAAACGGGTCTCCAATCGGGCGGAGCAATTGATCCCTATGCCGTGGAAGAGGCCCGGCGCAAACTCGAAGAATATTACCAGGGAAGAGGTTTCAACAACGCGCAAGTCACAATCCTGGAAGGGACTAAACCAACCGACAAGGGAATTTCTTTTCTCATCAACGAAGGCACCACAAAAAAAGTATGGAATGTGGAATTCGTAGGGAATGAATTCGTCTCCTCTGGGCGTCTCAAGTCCATCGTAAAAACAAAGCCGCCAACTTTGATGGTTCTGAAAGGCTATGTTAACCGCGAACAGATAGATTCTGACGTGGACCTGCTGACTTCGTACTATCGCTCCTTCGGATTCTTTCAAGCGAAAATAAGCCGCAAGGTAGACTACTACGAGAGTAAGAAATGGGCACAAGTGACGTTTGTCATTTCCGAAGGTCCGCGCTACCAGGTCCGTAGCGTGAAGTTCCTGGGGAACACTAAATTCGAGCCGGTCGCACTCTCCGAAGCGGCTAAGCTTCAGGGCGGGGAACCCTTCGAGCAGGCTAAGATGGGAACAGATGCTCAATGGATCAAAGAACTTTATGGTAGTCACGGCTATGTTTTCGCTGATGTACGGCCAGAACCAGTGTTCCTGGAAGAACCAGGTGAAGTGGATTTGCTCTATCACATCGAAGAAGGCGAACAATTTCATGTAGGCCGAATTATCGTGAACATCGAGGGAGACAATCCTCACACACGCATCCAGACGGCAATGAATCGGATGTCGGTGCGACCAGGTGACGTTGTCGATATTCGAGAGATCAATGCCAGCGAACGGCGTCTGGTAGCTAGCGGTCTCTTTCACTCCGATCCTGCTACAGGTGTTCGTCCCAAAATCACCTATAGAATATCCGAAGAAACTGGGATGGGACTTGCCGAAAGCTACCCTGGCGACGGTCCTAGCGCCCGTGTGAGCAGTAATTCAAGAGGAGCGGGCTTGCGAGGGCAAAGTCCCGACATGCTTGGACCAGGCGTGTTACCACCACCTAGTTCTCAGATTCGAATGTTACCTTCGGCAAGTTCAGCCGACTCGAAGCCGTTGGATATCCACGTCGAATGTCACGATTGGGAGCACTACCAACTTTGGCTCGAAGCAGAAGGGTTGGTCCCTTCCCATACGGATGACGGTGACCGTGAGAACAACGCCAATGATCAGCCTATCATTCGTGGCCAAAGTCCTGAATCCTCTAGTTCACAATCAGCTTGGTGGGTGCGACCAACCATCGCTCAGCAAACCGCTGTCCAAGCTGGCAATCCCTATCAGTCCGTGCGAGGTCAAAGTCCAACAAACCAGCCACAAAGTGCCTATGCTACCCTCCCCAACTCGGCCAACTCGCCGTATGGTGGCCAGATTCCCGGTGCGACGGGACCTGCTTCCAAGACTTCACCAAATAGCGGCAACGTCTATCCCGCCCAATATTCAGAAGCGATTGCACCTCCTTCGCAGTCCGCTGGTGTGATTCCGGGTTTCCAAGGAAATCCTGTGCCGGGGTATCAAGTTTTTCCAAATGGCGATCTAGGTTTTCCGGGACAACCCTATCCAGCACCCAAGACGGTTGATGTCATCTTCAATGGCATGGAGACTCAAACAGGTCGACTTCAAGTCGGTGCCGGTATCAACTCCAATGCAGGCATCGTGGGAAATATCGTCATCGACGAACGAAATTTCGACTGGAAACGCTTACCGCGGAGTTGGGAAGACTTTCGCAATGGGACTGCTTTCCGGGGTGCCGGCCAGAGATTCCGCATCGATGCCTCTCCGGGTAGCAGTGTGAATCGCTATTTGATGAGTTTCCAGGAGCCCTATTTGTTCGACTCACCTATAAGCCTAGGCTTGAGCGGATCCTACTTCGACCGTCGCTATGATGATTGGGATGAAGGGCGCTTGGGAGGCAGAATATCATTGGGATACCAGTGGTTGGAACGCGACCTCTCGACTCTGGTCACCTATCGAGGCGAAAACGTCAACATCAGCAATATTGCGACTGCACCTGGCGCGTTCCCAGATCTCGATGAAGTTGTAGGAAACAACAATCTACAAGGATTCAAACTGGGGGTGATCAACGACACGCGAGACAGCAGTTTCTTGCCTACCCAAGGACATTATCTCGAACTCGGTGCGGAACAAGTTCTGGGTTCATTCGTCTATCCTCGGATCGAAGCTGACTTTCGGACTTATTGGCTCATGAGAGAACGGCCTGATCATTCTGGCCGACACGTGGTCAGTTACTCGACGGCCGTTGGTTGGATGGGCGAAGACGCACCTATTTACGATCGTTTCTACGCTGGTGGCTACGCAACCCTTCGTGGATATCGATTCCGGGGTGCTTCCCCCGTGACCAACGTAGGTGGCGACAACATCGAGTCTGGTGGTGATTTCCAGTGGCTCAATTCGCTGCAATACCTCTTTCCCATCACCGCCGATGACATGCTCCATGGAGTCGTCTTCTGCGATTTTGGTACGGTCGAACAAGACGTCAGTCTCGATAACTTCCGAGTCGCCCCTGGTCTCGGCTTGCGAGTGACCGTTCCTGCGATGGGGCCAGCACCGATCGCACTCGACTTCGCATTCCCCGTCAGCAGTGCTCCCTTCGATCGCGAACAGGTGTTCAGCTTTAGCCTAGGATTCGGTCGCTAA
- a CDS encoding DUF1254 domain-containing protein, translating to MKSRHACIDALTLMMAIVVATTCCAQERPTDPIGGKPPVGAKPSFTNFATFQDQVLYQRAFEAVLWSVPMVNKLGLRRGTLAIGGGDNVVLAWSAGATPKFEALTPNNVSPYVLAMTDLRKGPVVLEIPAANDKAIMFGQIADHWYQTFVDIGPIGVDKGKGAKLLLTPPGYTDKVPAGYIEVKSVSFRPDMAIRSIPTPAGSPVDAEALGKQMKMYYLSELPNPAPTKFIDPLNMQWPTLARYDERWFEDIHNVISVEPSTRRDMVMMGMLKTIGIEKDKPYAPDEKTKAIYRKAVVDAYHYMQETFAEELPGEAWWADRKWRDIFFCDANKSFKWETADLVDYDMRAVRPWFSAIYFPAKVAEKPATMYIATMRDADGNLFEAGKTYSLTVPKDVPVKQFWSLTIYDRDTWAFIYSPQMLPGLSSRDTDKMTKNADGSVTLYFGPEGLETNWIPTSGKAPYAMFRFYGPEEAFYNKTFKLADVELVK from the coding sequence ATGAAATCAAGACACGCCTGCATAGACGCATTGACACTCATGATGGCGATTGTTGTCGCAACGACATGTTGTGCGCAAGAGCGGCCCACCGATCCGATTGGAGGCAAACCGCCGGTGGGTGCCAAGCCTTCATTCACCAACTTCGCAACCTTCCAGGATCAGGTGCTGTACCAGCGGGCCTTTGAGGCGGTTCTGTGGTCCGTGCCCATGGTGAACAAGCTGGGCCTGCGCCGCGGAACACTGGCAATCGGTGGCGGCGACAACGTCGTCCTGGCGTGGTCCGCCGGGGCGACGCCGAAGTTCGAGGCCCTCACCCCGAACAATGTTTCGCCCTATGTGCTTGCGATGACTGACCTGCGGAAAGGGCCGGTCGTGCTTGAGATACCCGCGGCCAATGACAAGGCGATTATGTTCGGGCAGATCGCCGATCACTGGTACCAAACCTTCGTCGATATCGGGCCGATTGGCGTCGACAAAGGCAAGGGCGCCAAGCTCTTGCTCACGCCTCCGGGCTACACGGACAAGGTGCCAGCGGGTTACATCGAAGTGAAGAGCGTCAGTTTCCGCCCTGATATGGCCATCCGGTCGATTCCAACGCCCGCCGGGAGCCCGGTGGACGCTGAGGCGTTGGGCAAACAAATGAAAATGTACTACCTGTCCGAGCTTCCGAACCCGGCGCCGACAAAGTTCATCGATCCACTGAACATGCAGTGGCCGACGCTGGCACGGTATGACGAACGCTGGTTCGAGGATATTCATAATGTGATCAGCGTCGAGCCATCGACACGGCGCGACATGGTCATGATGGGGATGCTCAAGACCATCGGCATCGAGAAGGACAAGCCCTACGCCCCCGATGAAAAAACCAAGGCGATTTATCGAAAGGCGGTTGTAGACGCTTATCATTACATGCAGGAAACCTTTGCAGAGGAACTGCCAGGAGAAGCGTGGTGGGCGGACCGCAAGTGGCGAGATATCTTTTTCTGCGACGCGAACAAGAGTTTCAAATGGGAGACCGCAGATTTGGTCGACTACGACATGCGCGCGGTCCGTCCCTGGTTCTCGGCCATCTATTTCCCGGCAAAAGTCGCGGAGAAACCGGCGACAATGTACATCGCCACGATGCGTGACGCGGACGGAAACCTGTTCGAGGCCGGTAAGACATATTCGCTCACGGTGCCCAAGGATGTGCCGGTCAAACAATTCTGGTCACTGACCATCTATGACCGCGACACCTGGGCATTCATCTATTCGCCGCAGATGCTGCCGGGCCTTTCTTCGCGCGACACCGACAAGATGACAAAAAACGCCGACGGCAGCGTGACGCTCTACTTCGGCCCCGAGGGACTCGAGACGAACTGGATTCCGACATCCGGCAAGGCACCCTATGCGATGTTCCGTTTCTACGGACCCGAAGAGGCTTTTTACAACAAGACCTTCAAGTTGGCAGACGTGGAGTTGGTGAAGTAA
- a CDS encoding glutamate-5-semialdehyde dehydrogenase has protein sequence MKTLDKSSEATQLSEYCRRVAQQAKAASVELAQLRGETKIAWLRQAAESLRAQCDTILQANEQDLEAAPGYGLTDAAIDRLRLTTERVDAIAVALEQVAQLGDPIGEVIDSTVRPNGLVINKICVPLGVVFFVYESRPNVTADAAAICVKAGNAVILRGGKEAMHSSQAIVEIIRSAATETGVPADAVQLVDTTDREAVGHFLRLPESIDVAIPRGGEGLIRRVAAEAQMPVIKHFTGNCHVYVDTAADMNMATDILVNSKCQRMGVCNAAESLLVHADIASEFLPRAAKALEEKGVEIRGDERTCELVPAAITATEEDYATEFLGPTISACVVGSLAEAIEHINRYGSGHTDAIVTDNLTSAQTFTAQVDSSAVVVNASTRFNDGGEFGLGAEIGISTDKFHARGPCGIEELTSYKYVVHGSGQTRK, from the coding sequence ATGAAAACTCTTGATAAATCTTCCGAAGCGACTCAATTGAGCGAATACTGCCGGCGTGTAGCCCAACAGGCCAAGGCGGCATCGGTTGAACTCGCGCAGCTTCGAGGAGAAACCAAGATCGCCTGGTTGCGGCAAGCGGCTGAATCTCTACGGGCGCAATGCGATACGATACTCCAGGCCAATGAGCAGGATCTGGAGGCAGCCCCTGGATACGGCTTGACCGATGCTGCGATCGATCGCCTGCGGCTCACAACCGAGCGGGTTGATGCCATTGCCGTGGCTCTGGAGCAGGTTGCCCAGTTGGGTGACCCAATTGGCGAGGTAATCGACTCGACGGTGAGGCCCAACGGGTTGGTGATCAACAAGATTTGCGTTCCGTTGGGAGTCGTGTTTTTTGTGTATGAATCACGTCCCAATGTGACGGCGGATGCTGCGGCGATTTGCGTTAAAGCTGGCAATGCTGTCATTCTCCGAGGGGGCAAGGAAGCAATGCATTCGAGCCAGGCGATTGTCGAGATCATCCGCTCTGCAGCGACCGAGACAGGTGTCCCTGCCGACGCAGTACAGTTGGTCGATACTACGGATCGAGAGGCGGTTGGGCATTTCTTGCGCCTGCCGGAGTCTATAGACGTGGCAATTCCCCGTGGCGGGGAAGGGCTCATTCGACGCGTGGCAGCTGAGGCACAAATGCCTGTAATCAAGCATTTCACGGGCAATTGCCATGTCTACGTGGACACCGCAGCCGATATGAATATGGCGACCGACATTTTGGTGAACTCCAAATGCCAGCGAATGGGAGTTTGCAACGCAGCCGAATCGTTGCTAGTGCATGCAGATATTGCCAGTGAATTTCTACCTCGAGCGGCAAAAGCACTGGAAGAAAAAGGCGTGGAAATTCGCGGGGACGAACGGACTTGCGAGCTTGTTCCCGCCGCCATAACTGCGACCGAAGAGGACTATGCCACGGAATTCCTAGGTCCAACGATCTCCGCATGCGTCGTCGGATCGTTGGCTGAAGCGATTGAACACATCAATCGCTATGGATCGGGACACACTGATGCGATCGTTACCGACAATCTGACCTCCGCCCAAACGTTTACGGCCCAAGTCGATAGCTCGGCCGTGGTGGTTAATGCCAGTACCCGATTCAACGATGGTGGCGAGTTTGGCCTTGGAGCGGAAATCGGTATTAGTACCGATAAATTCCATGCCCGTGGCCCGTGCGGTATCGAGGAATTGACCAGTTACAAGTATGTGGTTCACGGGAGTGGGCAGACGAGGAAGTAG